From the genome of Erythrobacter litoralis, one region includes:
- a CDS encoding ATPase yields MPQISQLAEFYSSQILWTLVFFSITFFLIGRGMVPKVMDTVQLRDRQIADDLAAAQAARDAADEQEEAWKAREAENRSRAQGLIAEAKSKAAAETEAKLAKAQERLDARLAEAETTIEAARAEALAELEDVATEASQDIVARLTGAKVDKRSARSAVKKAMTHA; encoded by the coding sequence ATGCCTCAGATATCCCAGCTCGCCGAATTCTACTCCAGCCAGATCCTCTGGACGCTGGTGTTCTTCAGCATCACCTTCTTCCTGATCGGGCGCGGCATGGTGCCCAAGGTGATGGACACCGTGCAGCTGCGCGACCGCCAGATCGCCGACGACCTCGCCGCCGCGCAAGCTGCGCGCGATGCCGCCGACGAGCAGGAAGAGGCATGGAAGGCCCGCGAGGCCGAAAACCGCAGCCGCGCCCAGGGCCTGATCGCCGAAGCCAAGTCGAAAGCCGCTGCCGAGACCGAGGCGAAGCTCGCCAAGGCGCAGGAGCGGCTCGATGCGCGTCTTGCCGAGGCTGAAACCACGATCGAGGCTGCCCGCGCCGAGGCGCTGGCCGAACTCGAAGACGTTGCCACCGAGGCGAGCCAGGACATCGTCGCCCGCCTCACCGGCGCGAAGGTGGACAAGCGTTCGGCCCGCTCGGCGGTGAAGAAGGCAATGACCCATGCGTGA
- a CDS encoding ATP synthase subunit B, whose amino-acid sequence MRDTLTILATSSDYAEPAAMGLDSYQWVGLSMLVLLAVFIWKKVPGIVTGGLDARIAEIRQQLDEAKSLRAEAESLRDEYAAKIANAEKDAEAMMDGARREADAVLAKAEEDAAAMVARRERMAEDKIAAAEREAIEDVRARAVEAATAASGQLIAARHDSEADAKLADEVIGSL is encoded by the coding sequence ATGCGTGACACCCTCACGATCCTCGCCACGTCCTCCGACTATGCCGAACCGGCGGCGATGGGGCTCGATTCCTACCAGTGGGTCGGGCTTTCCATGCTGGTCCTGCTCGCCGTCTTCATCTGGAAGAAGGTTCCCGGTATCGTCACCGGCGGGCTCGATGCGCGCATCGCCGAGATCCGCCAGCAGCTGGACGAGGCCAAATCGCTCCGCGCCGAGGCAGAGTCGCTCCGCGACGAATATGCCGCCAAGATCGCGAATGCCGAAAAGGACGCCGAGGCCATGATGGACGGCGCCCGGCGCGAGGCCGACGCGGTCCTCGCCAAGGCCGAGGAGGACGCCGCCGCCATGGTCGCCCGCCGCGAGCGGATGGCCGAAGACAAGATCGCCGCCGCCGAGCGCGAGGCGATCGAGGACGTGCGCGCCCGTGCTGTCGAAGCGGCGACCGCCGCCTCCGGCCAGCTTATCGCCGCGAGGCACGACAGCGAAGCCGACGCAAAGCTCGCCGACGAGGTAATCGGCTCGCTCTGA
- a CDS encoding F0F1 ATP synthase subunit C, which produces MEAEAAKLVGAGLAAIGAGMAAIGVGNVFGSFLESALRNPGAADGQQGRLFIGFAAAELLGLLAFVVAMILIFVA; this is translated from the coding sequence ATGGAAGCAGAAGCAGCCAAGCTCGTCGGCGCCGGCCTCGCAGCGATCGGTGCCGGTATGGCCGCGATCGGCGTGGGCAACGTCTTCGGTTCGTTCCTCGAAAGCGCGCTGCGCAATCCGGGTGCGGCCGACGGTCAGCAGGGTCGTCTGTTCATCGGCTTCGCCGCGGCGGAACTTCTGGGCCTCCTGGCCTTCGTCGTCGCGATGATCCTGATCTTCGTCGCCTGA
- the radC gene encoding RadC family protein, whose product MKQERLGRARDVSNSDDSFDFGEEGRIVPFPGRGASARSDAGSHAGAGHRARLRERLLKGGAEALADYEVLEYLLFAGMRQGDTKPVAKELLKTFGSLSAVLNADPKALQRVKGVGETSAAALKSVAIAARRMARSEVADKPVLGSWQALIDYLAIDMAHLTVERVRVLYLDTKNRLIDDHHLADGTIDEASLHPREVIRRAMDVGASALILVHNHPSGNPEPSRADIDITRRIAEAGRLLGVTVHDHVVVGREGHVSLRAKGLI is encoded by the coding sequence ATGAAGCAGGAGCGACTTGGGCGCGCGAGGGACGTGTCGAACAGCGACGACAGCTTCGATTTCGGCGAGGAAGGCAGGATCGTGCCCTTTCCGGGCCGCGGCGCGTCCGCCCGATCGGATGCGGGCAGCCATGCCGGTGCCGGCCACCGCGCCCGCCTGCGCGAGCGACTGCTCAAAGGCGGGGCAGAAGCGCTCGCCGATTACGAAGTGCTCGAATACCTCCTGTTCGCGGGCATGCGGCAAGGCGACACGAAACCTGTGGCGAAGGAATTGCTGAAGACGTTCGGCTCGCTCTCGGCGGTGCTCAATGCCGATCCCAAGGCGCTGCAGCGCGTGAAAGGCGTCGGCGAGACAAGCGCCGCCGCGCTCAAATCGGTCGCCATTGCCGCCCGCCGCATGGCGCGCAGCGAAGTCGCCGACAAGCCTGTCCTTGGCAGCTGGCAGGCGCTGATCGACTATCTCGCCATCGACATGGCGCACCTCACGGTCGAGCGTGTGCGCGTGCTCTATCTCGACACCAAGAACCGGCTGATCGACGATCACCACCTTGCCGACGGGACGATCGACGAGGCGAGCCTGCACCCGCGCGAAGTGATCCGCCGGGCGATGGACGTTGGCGCGAGCGCGCTGATTCTCGTCCACAATCATCCCAGCGGCAATCCGGAACCGAGCCGCGCCGATATCGATATAACCCGCCGCATCGCCGAAGCCGGGCGATTGCTGGGCGTCACCGTTCATGATCACGTCGTGGTCGGGCGCGAAGGCCA
- a CDS encoding intermembrane phospholipid transport protein YdbH family protein: MASAPETGSPGDSEGARPARWGLRIAVGVLIALLIALAAGWFTREDIAGIVIEDLLEEYDIPASYEIVEIGPQRQVLADIVVGDPQRPDLVIERAVVAIDYSFGLPAIGEVRLVRPRLYGTFRDGTVSLGALDPLLEPGEGEPGLPALDLELVDARALIKSDYGPIGIRAQGSGRLDDGFAGTIAATAPGIGTGECRAERATLYGEVTTKAGAPSFVGPIRVRGLECGGAALAGADIAARLSLPRALDALDGGFDLAARGLSGSGIAAATVSGSGRVGWSDGVFNLRHDLGLGNVDLGFARFAEIRADGAVRSVDGFARSEWDAQIAGGGIALAALEGAGLAALGDAFEGTLLAPLLARFARNFEAAMEDGTLRADLTVRQDGEGLSLVLPEARLASGAGETIFAASRVSWADGALRGNLMTGGAGLPRISGRMEQSGGAGGRAGELVFRLAMAPYEARSQSGTARIAVPRMELRQTSGGLAFAGLAEASGPIPGGAVDSLSLPIVGNWTGTRGLALGPRCTEARFEGLSYYDLALGPERLTLCPDEARAMIVYDEDLRVAIAAEELDLNGNLGETRLRLAAGRARLGYPGGFALDGLDVTLGEDDAAVRLAAATVTGNIGDTLSGEFAGGTAALDAVPLDLAALGGSWRYQDGALVVERGAFVLSERIDGEARFEPLIARDAVLTLENNAIRAEADLRNPASDAIVTNVAIRHDLAAARGRAVLNVPGVVFGDALAPEDLTYLAKGVVAEVEGTVRGEGLIEWDGEEVTSSGRFSTDGIDLAAAFGPLTGLAGEIVFTDLLALTTAPGQVVTIDTINPGVEVLGGRVVYALTDGQVISVEDARWPFMGGTLIMRPVVLDYGSSGEKAYVFEIVGLEADRFVAEMELSNLSATGTFDGAVPIVFDSNGNGRIEGGLLISRPPGGNVSYIGELTYEDMGAMANFAFQALRSLDYTQMAVALEGNLAGEIITRFTFDGVRQGEGASRNFITRRLSRLPIRFKINVRSENFHELATMVRSFWDAEYIRNPVDRGLLTTGEGRFVPRAPQPGEAPETSPDATRPDDPPVQPPESEDTL, translated from the coding sequence ATGGCAAGCGCGCCCGAAACAGGCTCCCCCGGCGATTCCGAAGGCGCCCGGCCCGCGCGGTGGGGGCTGCGGATCGCCGTGGGCGTGCTGATCGCGCTCCTGATCGCGCTCGCCGCTGGTTGGTTCACGCGCGAGGACATCGCCGGCATCGTCATCGAGGATCTGCTCGAGGAATACGACATCCCGGCAAGCTACGAGATCGTGGAAATCGGCCCGCAGCGACAGGTGCTTGCCGATATCGTCGTCGGCGATCCGCAGCGGCCCGACCTCGTGATCGAGCGCGCGGTCGTCGCGATCGATTATTCCTTCGGCCTGCCCGCGATCGGCGAGGTGAGGCTGGTGCGCCCGCGGCTTTACGGCACGTTCAGGGACGGCACGGTCAGCCTCGGCGCGCTCGACCCGCTGCTGGAGCCGGGCGAGGGTGAGCCGGGCCTGCCCGCACTGGACCTCGAACTGGTCGACGCGCGCGCGCTGATAAAGAGCGATTATGGGCCGATCGGGATCAGGGCGCAGGGCTCCGGCCGGCTCGATGACGGTTTCGCCGGCACGATCGCCGCGACAGCGCCGGGGATCGGCACCGGGGAATGCCGGGCGGAGCGGGCGACCCTCTATGGCGAGGTCACAACGAAGGCGGGTGCGCCGTCCTTTGTCGGCCCGATCCGGGTGCGCGGGCTCGAATGCGGCGGAGCCGCGCTCGCAGGCGCCGACATCGCCGCGCGGCTTTCGCTGCCGCGTGCGCTCGACGCGCTGGACGGGGGGTTCGACCTCGCCGCCCGGGGACTTTCGGGCAGCGGGATCGCGGCGGCGACGGTTTCCGGAAGCGGACGGGTCGGCTGGTCGGACGGCGTCTTCAACCTGCGCCACGATCTCGGTCTCGGCAATGTCGATCTCGGATTCGCCCGCTTCGCCGAAATCCGCGCGGACGGCGCGGTGCGCAGCGTCGATGGCTTTGCGCGTAGCGAATGGGACGCGCAGATCGCGGGCGGGGGAATCGCACTCGCCGCGCTCGAAGGGGCCGGGCTCGCCGCGCTCGGGGATGCGTTCGAAGGCACGCTCCTGGCCCCGCTGCTCGCCCGGTTCGCGCGCAATTTCGAGGCCGCGATGGAGGACGGGACACTGCGCGCCGACCTCACCGTGCGGCAGGACGGGGAAGGACTGTCGCTGGTCCTGCCCGAAGCGCGGCTTGCGAGCGGGGCGGGCGAGACGATATTCGCCGCCTCGCGTGTCAGCTGGGCCGACGGCGCGCTGCGCGGCAATTTGATGACGGGAGGGGCGGGCCTGCCGCGGATCAGCGGGCGGATGGAGCAGTCGGGCGGGGCAGGCGGAAGGGCCGGCGAACTGGTCTTTCGCCTTGCCATGGCGCCTTACGAAGCCCGTTCCCAATCTGGAACCGCGAGGATCGCCGTGCCGCGCATGGAACTGCGCCAGACTTCGGGCGGCCTCGCCTTTGCCGGACTGGCCGAGGCGAGCGGGCCGATCCCGGGCGGAGCCGTCGATTCGCTCAGCCTTCCGATTGTCGGAAACTGGACAGGCACGCGCGGCCTCGCGCTCGGCCCGCGCTGCACCGAGGCGCGGTTCGAGGGCCTGTCCTATTACGACCTCGCACTCGGGCCGGAGCGTCTTACGCTGTGCCCTGACGAAGCCCGCGCCATGATCGTTTACGATGAAGACCTGCGCGTCGCGATTGCCGCCGAGGAACTCGATCTCAACGGCAATCTCGGCGAGACCCGACTGCGCCTTGCGGCAGGCCGTGCGCGGCTTGGCTATCCGGGCGGCTTCGCGCTTGACGGTCTCGATGTCACTCTCGGCGAGGACGACGCCGCGGTGCGCCTTGCCGCCGCCACTGTGACCGGAAACATCGGTGACACGTTGTCGGGCGAATTCGCAGGGGGAACGGCGGCGCTGGACGCTGTCCCGCTCGACCTTGCGGCGCTCGGCGGAAGCTGGCGGTATCAGGATGGCGCGCTGGTCGTCGAGCGCGGGGCGTTTGTTCTGTCCGAACGCATCGATGGCGAAGCGCGCTTCGAACCGCTGATCGCTCGCGATGCGGTGCTGACACTCGAGAACAATGCGATCCGCGCCGAAGCCGATCTGCGCAATCCCGCCTCCGACGCAATCGTCACGAACGTCGCGATTCGCCACGATCTCGCCGCCGCAAGGGGCCGGGCCGTCCTGAACGTGCCCGGTGTCGTGTTCGGCGACGCGCTCGCGCCGGAAGACCTGACCTATCTCGCCAAGGGCGTGGTCGCCGAGGTCGAGGGAACGGTGCGCGGCGAAGGCTTGATCGAATGGGACGGCGAGGAAGTGACGAGTTCGGGCCGTTTCTCCACCGACGGCATCGATCTTGCCGCAGCTTTCGGCCCTCTCACCGGGCTTGCTGGGGAGATCGTCTTCACCGACCTCCTCGCGCTCACCACCGCGCCCGGGCAGGTCGTCACGATAGATACGATCAACCCCGGCGTCGAGGTGTTGGGCGGGCGCGTGGTCTATGCACTGACCGACGGGCAGGTCATCTCCGTCGAGGATGCGCGCTGGCCCTTCATGGGCGGCACCCTGATCATGCGCCCCGTGGTACTCGATTACGGCAGTTCGGGGGAAAAGGCCTATGTGTTCGAGATCGTCGGGCTGGAAGCGGATCGCTTCGTTGCCGAAATGGAGCTCAGCAACCTCTCGGCCACCGGGACATTCGACGGGGCGGTGCCGATCGTGTTCGATTCCAACGGCAATGGGCGGATCGAGGGCGGTCTGCTGATATCGCGACCGCCGGGGGGCAATGTCTCCTATATCGGCGAGCTCACCTATGAAGACATGGGCGCTATGGCGAATTTCGCCTTCCAGGCGCTGCGCTCGCTCGACTACACGCAGATGGCGGTCGCGCTGGAGGGGAACCTCGCGGGCGAGATCATCACCCGCTTCACTTTCGACGGCGTGCGCCAGGGCGAAGGGGCGAGCCGCAATTTCATCACCCGTCGCCTGTCGCGCCTGCCGATCCGCTTCAAGATCAATGTCCGTTCGGAGAACTTCCACGAACTCGCCACCATGGTGCGCTCGTTCTGGGACGCGGAGTATATCCGCAATCCTGTCGATCGCGGCCTGCTGACCACCGGGGAAGGCCGCTTCGTGCCGCGCGCGCCGCAACCCGGCGAAGCGCCCGAAACCTCTCCGGATGCGACACGCCCCGACGATCCACCCGTTCAACCGCCAGAAAGCGAAGACACCCTATGA
- a CDS encoding YdbL family protein: MRNFVRGGMLAAAAGAALAVGIAAPAMAQRDPAYAAARAEGKVGEGRDGYLGIVAQPTPALQRLVDDINIKRRAVYARKAQENNATIEEFAFTAGCQAIARTEPGEKYQAPDGSWKTRTSAPPERDPRCP; the protein is encoded by the coding sequence ATGCGCAATTTTGTTCGAGGCGGAATGCTGGCGGCGGCTGCTGGCGCGGCGCTGGCGGTGGGGATCGCGGCCCCGGCCATGGCCCAGCGCGACCCGGCCTATGCCGCAGCGCGTGCCGAGGGCAAGGTGGGCGAGGGCAGGGACGGCTATCTCGGCATCGTCGCTCAGCCGACGCCCGCGCTCCAGCGGCTCGTCGACGACATCAACATCAAGCGCCGCGCGGTCTATGCGCGAAAGGCGCAGGAAAACAACGCGACGATCGAGGAATTCGCCTTCACTGCCGGGTGCCAGGCGATTGCGCGGACCGAGCCGGGGGAAAAGTACCAGGCACCCGATGGATCATGGAAGACCCGCACGAGCGCGCCGCCCGAACGTGACCCGCGATGTCCCTAG
- a CDS encoding YnbE family lipoprotein, whose amino-acid sequence MRGLCAVLLPAIMLGGCINVNAPDKPIVIELNINIRQEVIYRLAEDAADTIEENADIF is encoded by the coding sequence ATGAGAGGGCTCTGCGCGGTTTTGCTGCCCGCGATAATGCTCGGCGGGTGCATCAATGTGAACGCTCCCGACAAGCCGATCGTGATCGAGCTCAACATCAATATCCGGCAGGAAGTGATCTACCGGCTGGCCGAGGACGCGGCTGACACGATCGAGGAAAATGCGGACATCTTCTGA
- the gloB gene encoding hydroxyacylglutathione hydrolase: protein MLQVHQFPCLSDNYGFLLHNSVTGETAAIDTPDAKEYLRQAKAKGWTITHIWNTHWHPDHAGGNAEIVAATGAKVIAPKEVERLSAIDEVVEHGDTVSLGEHIASVIDVSGHTNGHIAYHIPEEGLAFVGDSVFALGCGRMFEGQPEQFWTSLDRIRRLPTRTTLYCAHEYTAANAKFALHADPENEALKAYAREIEAKRARSEPTVPTVLERELETNPFLRADDPALAARWGGNAPHETFAALRAAKDAF from the coding sequence ATGCTGCAAGTCCACCAATTCCCCTGCCTCTCCGACAATTACGGCTTCCTGCTGCACAATTCGGTGACCGGAGAAACCGCCGCGATCGATACCCCCGATGCAAAGGAATATCTAAGGCAGGCCAAGGCGAAGGGGTGGACCATCACCCATATCTGGAACACCCACTGGCACCCCGACCACGCCGGCGGCAACGCCGAAATCGTCGCGGCGACCGGCGCGAAAGTGATCGCTCCCAAGGAGGTCGAGCGGCTCTCGGCCATCGACGAGGTCGTGGAGCATGGCGATACCGTGAGCCTGGGCGAGCATATCGCAAGCGTGATCGACGTGTCCGGCCACACCAATGGCCACATCGCCTATCACATCCCCGAGGAAGGCCTCGCCTTTGTCGGCGATTCGGTCTTCGCGCTCGGCTGCGGGCGGATGTTCGAGGGCCAGCCCGAGCAGTTCTGGACCAGCCTCGACCGGATCCGCCGCCTGCCGACGCGCACGACGCTTTACTGTGCGCACGAATACACCGCGGCGAACGCAAAATTCGCGCTCCATGCCGATCCCGAGAACGAGGCGCTCAAGGCCTATGCCAGGGAGATCGAAGCCAAGCGCGCGCGCAGCGAGCCGACCGTGCCGACGGTGCTGGAGCGCGAGCTCGAGACCAACCCCTTCCTGCGCGCGGACGACCCGGCCCTCGCCGCACGCTGGGGCGGGAATGCGCCGCATGAAACCTTCGCGGCGCTCAGGGCCGCCAAGGACGCGTTCTAG
- a CDS encoding NADPH:quinone oxidoreductase family protein, with product MKALLVERLSGDLSGVSLADVPEPQRASGEVLVRVRAASLNYPDLLMTRGEYQFKPPLPFVSGLECAGEVIEADADSGFAIGDRVMGGNKTGAFAEIAAIPARGLSPIPEGLSFVQGAAMGAAYSTAYTGLVELCGLEEGQWVLVHGASGGVGLAACDLAKALGARVIAATGMAAKREGIMARARPDRVIIAEGRFREAVSEITEGALADIVIDPVGGDVFDESTRCVAFGGKLVVVGFTSGRIAEIATNIPLIKGFSVVGLRAGEYARRFPERGRAINAAVRELAEAGRISPAVDRTLPLADWRAGFEAMARRELVGKVVFEP from the coding sequence ATGAAGGCTCTGCTGGTCGAGCGCCTTTCGGGCGACCTGTCGGGCGTGTCGCTGGCCGACGTGCCCGAACCCCAACGCGCTTCGGGCGAAGTGCTGGTGCGGGTCCGTGCGGCCTCGCTCAATTATCCCGACCTCCTGATGACGCGCGGCGAATACCAGTTCAAACCGCCATTGCCCTTCGTAAGCGGGCTCGAATGCGCAGGCGAGGTGATCGAGGCGGATGCCGATAGCGGCTTTGCGATCGGCGACCGGGTGATGGGCGGCAACAAGACCGGCGCTTTTGCCGAAATCGCCGCCATTCCCGCGCGCGGGCTCTCGCCCATACCGGAGGGATTGTCCTTCGTGCAGGGCGCGGCAATGGGGGCTGCCTACTCTACCGCCTATACCGGCCTCGTCGAATTGTGCGGACTGGAAGAGGGCCAGTGGGTGCTCGTTCACGGGGCGAGCGGCGGAGTGGGGCTTGCGGCCTGCGATCTCGCGAAAGCACTCGGCGCGCGGGTGATCGCGGCAACGGGCATGGCGGCAAAGCGCGAGGGCATCATGGCCAGGGCCAGGCCGGACCGTGTCATCATCGCCGAGGGCCGCTTTCGAGAGGCCGTCAGCGAGATCACCGAGGGCGCGCTTGCGGACATCGTGATCGATCCCGTGGGCGGCGACGTGTTCGACGAATCGACCCGCTGCGTCGCCTTCGGCGGAAAGCTCGTCGTGGTCGGATTCACCTCAGGACGCATCGCCGAGATCGCGACCAACATCCCGCTGATCAAGGGCTTTTCCGTGGTCGGCCTGCGCGCGGGCGAATATGCGCGGCGCTTTCCCGAACGGGGCCGGGCGATCAACGCGGCGGTGCGCGAGCTGGCCGAGGCTGGGCGCATCTCGCCCGCGGTCGACCGCACCCTGCCGCTGGCCGACTGGCGCGCGGGCTTCGAGGCGATGGCCCGCCGCGAACTCGTCGGCAAGGTCGTGTTCGAACCCTGA
- a CDS encoding F0F1 ATP synthase subunit A, producing MKQFMLEPLFGSEGWELAGFNIAFTNSALWMAVTVVLLWAFVAGGMKRELVPGRWQMAVESFTGFIDDMLEANVGKAGRKYVPYIFSLFMFILFANLLGLLPIGVFGVHPFTFTSHFTVTGVLAILSFSIVLIVGFWKHGLHFFSLFVPHGTPLWLIWLIPVIELISFLVRPFSLALRLFVAMMAGHVLLKVLSSFVIDSVNAGPIFGGFIGIPSFVLMIAISALEILVAGIQAYVFALLTSLYINDAENLH from the coding sequence ATGAAGCAGTTCATGCTCGAGCCCCTGTTCGGCTCGGAAGGCTGGGAACTGGCGGGCTTCAACATCGCGTTCACCAATTCCGCGCTGTGGATGGCGGTCACCGTCGTCCTGTTATGGGCTTTCGTCGCGGGCGGCATGAAGCGCGAGCTCGTGCCCGGACGCTGGCAGATGGCGGTGGAAAGCTTCACGGGCTTCATCGACGACATGCTCGAAGCGAACGTCGGCAAGGCGGGGCGCAAATACGTGCCCTACATCTTCTCGCTGTTCATGTTCATCCTGTTCGCCAACCTGCTCGGCCTGCTGCCGATCGGCGTGTTCGGGGTGCATCCCTTCACCTTCACCAGCCATTTCACCGTTACCGGTGTCCTCGCGATCCTCAGCTTCTCGATCGTCCTGATTGTCGGTTTCTGGAAGCACGGCCTGCATTTCTTTTCGCTGTTCGTGCCGCACGGCACGCCGCTCTGGCTGATCTGGCTGATTCCGGTGATCGAGCTCATTTCCTTCCTCGTGCGCCCCTTCAGCCTCGCACTGCGACTGTTCGTGGCGATGATGGCGGGCCACGTCCTGCTCAAGGTTCTGTCCAGCTTCGTGATCGACAGCGTCAATGCCGGGCCGATCTTCGGCGGATTCATCGGCATTCCGAGCTTCGTTCTGATGATCGCCATCAGCGCGCTCGAAATCCTCGTCGCGGGGATCCAGGCCTATGTCTTCGCGCTGCTCACGTCGCTGTACATCAACGACGCCGAGAACCTTCACTAA
- a CDS encoding AtpZ/AtpI family protein — protein sequence MNDEKPARESNAEDARIDALEARLKAAREREEKRNRPKVQGTDANYRAGNRALADLLGGLIGGSVIGWAVDALAGTSPWGLLVGLFLGTVVAFRNIILSANKRPEMQAEDPDGDEPDAGRGS from the coding sequence ATGAACGACGAGAAACCCGCCCGAGAATCCAATGCCGAGGATGCGCGGATCGACGCGCTCGAAGCGCGGCTCAAAGCCGCACGCGAGCGCGAGGAAAAGCGCAACCGGCCAAAGGTGCAGGGGACCGACGCGAATTACCGCGCCGGGAACCGCGCACTGGCGGACCTGCTCGGCGGATTGATCGGTGGCAGTGTGATCGGCTGGGCGGTAGACGCGCTCGCCGGGACATCGCCCTGGGGTCTGTTGGTCGGCCTGTTCCTCGGGACGGTGGTGGCCTTCAGGAACATTATTCTTTCGGCGAACAAGCGCCCCGAGATGCAGGCAGAGGACCCGGACGGGGACGAGCCTGACGCGGGGCGCGGTTCATAA
- the rpsA gene encoding 30S ribosomal protein S1, giving the protein MATSPNPTRDDFEALLNEQLGGADDGGFEGRVVKGTVTAIEAGMAVIDVGLKSEGRVNLKEFARGEDDHNLSVGDEVEVYVDRVENADGEAMLSRDRARREAAWDKLESEFGEGKRVEGRIFGRVKGGFTVDLDGAVAFLPGSQVDIRPVRDVTPLMEVPQPFQILKMDRRRGNIVVSRRAVLEETRAEQRSELIDKLAEGQVIDGVVKNITDYGAFVDLGGIDGLLHVTDMSYKRVNHPSEIINIGDTVTVQIVRINTETQRISLGMKQLESDPWDGVSAKYPVGMKITGTVTNITEYGAFVELEPGIEGLVHVSEMSWTKKNVHPGKIVSTSQEVEVMILEVDSEKRRISLGLKQAQRNPWEEFAEKHPIGSEVEGEVKNATEFGLFVGLDGDVDGMVHMSDIAWGISGEDALALHRKGEMVKAVVLDVDVDKERISLGMKQLEKGAPSAEGADTSSLRKGAVVTVTVLEVRDGGLEVQVGEDGATGFVKRSDLGRDRDEQRPDRFQVGAKVDAMVTGFDRSKKPNFSIKARQIAEEKEAVAQFGSSDSGASLGDILGEALKKGD; this is encoded by the coding sequence ATGGCGACTTCGCCCAACCCCACGCGCGACGATTTCGAAGCGCTCCTTAACGAACAGCTCGGCGGTGCAGACGATGGCGGCTTCGAAGGCCGCGTCGTCAAGGGTACTGTGACCGCGATCGAGGCCGGGATGGCCGTGATCGATGTCGGCCTTAAGTCCGAAGGCCGCGTCAACCTCAAGGAATTCGCCCGCGGCGAGGACGACCACAACCTGTCGGTCGGCGATGAGGTCGAAGTCTATGTCGATCGCGTCGAGAACGCCGACGGCGAAGCGATGCTCAGCCGCGACCGCGCCCGCCGCGAAGCCGCCTGGGACAAGCTCGAAAGCGAATTCGGCGAAGGCAAGCGCGTCGAAGGCCGCATCTTCGGCCGGGTCAAGGGCGGCTTCACCGTCGACCTCGACGGCGCCGTGGCCTTCCTCCCCGGCAGCCAGGTCGATATCCGCCCCGTGCGCGACGTCACCCCGCTGATGGAGGTGCCGCAGCCCTTCCAGATCCTCAAGATGGACCGTCGCCGCGGCAACATCGTCGTCTCGCGCCGAGCCGTGCTCGAGGAAACGCGCGCCGAACAGCGCAGCGAACTGATCGACAAGCTGGCCGAGGGCCAGGTGATCGACGGCGTGGTCAAGAACATCACCGATTACGGTGCCTTCGTCGACCTCGGCGGCATCGACGGCCTGCTCCACGTCACCGACATGAGCTACAAGCGGGTCAACCACCCCAGCGAAATCATCAATATCGGCGACACCGTCACCGTGCAGATCGTCCGCATCAACACCGAAACGCAGCGCATCAGCCTCGGCATGAAGCAGCTCGAAAGCGATCCGTGGGACGGCGTTTCGGCCAAGTATCCGGTGGGCATGAAGATCACCGGAACGGTCACCAACATCACCGAATACGGCGCGTTCGTCGAACTCGAGCCGGGCATCGAGGGCCTTGTCCACGTTTCGGAAATGAGCTGGACCAAGAAGAACGTCCACCCGGGCAAGATCGTCAGCACTTCGCAGGAAGTCGAAGTGATGATCCTCGAGGTCGATTCCGAAAAGCGCCGGATCAGCCTCGGTCTCAAGCAGGCCCAGCGCAACCCGTGGGAAGAGTTCGCCGAAAAGCATCCGATCGGCTCCGAAGTCGAAGGCGAAGTCAAGAACGCCACCGAGTTCGGCCTGTTCGTCGGTCTCGACGGCGACGTCGACGGCATGGTCCATATGTCCGACATCGCCTGGGGCATTTCGGGCGAGGACGCGCTGGCGCTTCACCGCAAGGGCGAGATGGTCAAGGCGGTCGTGCTCGACGTCGATGTCGACAAGGAGCGCATCAGCCTCGGCATGAAGCAGCTCGAAAAGGGCGCGCCCTCCGCCGAAGGCGCCGATACGAGCTCGCTGCGCAAGGGTGCGGTCGTCACCGTCACCGTGCTCGAGGTCCGCGACGGCGGTCTCGAAGTGCAGGTCGGCGAAGACGGCGCTACCGGCTTCGTCAAGCGTTCGGATCTCGGCCGCGACCGCGACGAACAGCGCCCCGACCGCTTCCAGGTCGGTGCCAAGGTCGATGCGATGGTCACCGGTTTCGACCGTTCGAAGAAGCCCAACTTCTCGATCAAGGCGCGCCAGATCGCCGAAGAGAAGGAAGCCGTGGCGCAGTTCGGTTCGTCCGACAGCGGCGCCTCGCTCGGCGACATCCTCGGCGAAGCGCTCAAGAAGGGCGATTGA